TATCAGAGAAAAGATAAATCACTGGTGGCTACAGACCTGGTGGATGAAAAAGACGGAAAATTTATTGAGATCTCCACAGGAGAAGAGTTGAGCCGGGTCATCGCCAAGATGTCCAAAAGTCTGAAAAACGTCATAAACCCCGACGATATAATCCAGGAATTCGGGGCCGACTCGATGAGGATGTATGAGATGTTCATGGGGCCCCTGCAGGTCTCCAAACCCTGGCAGACCAAGGGTCTTGTGGGAGTAAACAGATTCCTCAACAGGGTCTGGGACATTGCCGAAAGAGAGATCAGTGACGAAGAGCCCTCCAAAGAGATGGTGAAGGTCCTTCATAAATCGATCAGAAAGGTCACGGAAGACACAAGAGACCTGGAGTTCAATACAGGTATTGCCCAGATGATGATCTTCATCAATGAGGCCTATAAACTGGAAAAATGCTTCAGGAAGCTCTGGGAACCCTTTGTGCTCCTCATCGCTCCCTACGCCCCTCACCTGGCGGAAGAGATGTGGAAAAAACTGGGAAAGAAAAACACCCTGGCTTTTGAACCCTGGCCTCAGTGGATCAAAGAATTCACGAAAGACGACGAGAAAGAGATCGTCGTTCAGATCAACGGAAAGCTGCGCTGCAAGATGATCCTACCTGCCGGAACAAGTCCTGCAGAAATGAAAGCGGCAGCCCATGCCCAGGAGAGGGTGAAGGAACTGACCGAGGGAAAAACCATCGTCAAGGAAATCGCCGTTCCCGATAAACTGGTGAATATTGTTATCCGATAACTTGATTGTAATTTTATATAATAAGTAATCCCCCAAAGCCTGCCAGGTTCGGGGGATTTTTTTTAATAAAGGAGGAGAGATGCACAGAGAGATCAAACTGGACCCTAGCTGGCTGGCTGTATTAGCCGGCGAATTCGAAAAATCCTACATGGAAGATCTCCACCAGTTCCTTCTGGAAGAGAAACAGAATGGGAAAATCCTCTTTCCTCCGGGAAGCCAGATTTTCTACGCCCTGGACCGTACACCCTTCGAGGATGTAAAGGTCGTGATACTGGGGCAGGACCCGTACCACGGTCCGGGACAGGCCCATGGACTCTGCTTTTCTGTCCAGCCCGGAGTAAACCCGCCTCCCAGCCTTGTGAATATCTACAAGGAGATGGAGAGTGATCTGGGCTTGAGGGCTCCCGGGCACGGCTGTCTCTCCAGCTGGGCCGATCAGGGGGTCCTGCTTCTGAACTCAGTACTGACCGTGGAGGCCCATAGGGCGGCTTCCCACCAGGGCCGGGGGTGGGAACAATTTACCGACAGAGTCATCAGGGAGCTGGAAGAAAAACGGGAACATCTTGTTTTCATACTCTGGGGAGCCTATGCCCGGAAAAAAGGAAGCTTTATCAGACGAGACAGACATCTGGTCATCGAAAGCCCCCACCCCTCTCCCTTGTCATCCTACAGGGGATTCTTCGGGAGTAAACCTTTCAGCCGGACCAATGCCTATTTAGAGGAAACGGAACAAGCCCCGGTCGTGTGGGAGTTGCCTGCAAGTGTCAGCATCCAGACAGCCTCCCCATGATCATCCACCTGAATTTCAACAACAGATTCTGATGCGGGGTTATAGAGGCTGGTGTGGCCCTCAGGGAATGTAAATTCCAGGGTACGGCCATCAGAAACAACAGGTTCCTGCAGTAAGGACCTGAAATACCAGGAGCCCTCTGGTAAGGTCAGATTTACCCTATAGAGAGTCTTAGGACGGATATACCAGCTTCGCATCTCCTGCCGGCCCAACTGGCGCATCAGGAGTTCATGGTCTGTCTGCCAGGGATTGTCCAGTGTACCCATCTCCTCCAGAAAGCGAGAACAGTTGAATCCCTCCAGATTCACCCCTGCCTGAAGAATCCTCATAAGGATGGAAATAGACGCTCCTTCTTTATAGCTGATGTCTCCTCGGTCCTTCAGAGAGGAAACATAGACTCCCCAGGGGGCTGGACTCAGGCCCGGCTGCCAGGAGGGAGGAGTTAAAAGCAGCAGAAGCTCCACTTCCTTGGGCCACTCCATAGAGATTTTCCGGGGGATACCTTCTGACCAGTCCAATTCTTTCTCTTGAAATTCTCCGCTGAAGGATCCCATTTCCAGGGACCAGATTCCTTTGAGAGATTTTTGCAATGGAGTGGGAGAGACGGGAATATCAATAGTCACCTCCTTCTCTGGTGAGAGAAGAGAGCAGGCTCCGAGAAGAAGAGTGAGACAGACGATGAGAATCGGTGTAACCTTCATGACAGGATAACAGGAAAAATGAAGCTTCTGATTCAAAGCTAATTGCAGTTGAACTTATATTGATGGGTGTATTGAAGATGACAACGACTTGAGCTGCCGAGTATAAAGAGCACGGACTTCCTGGAGGTAATCCCTGTTTTCTTTACTTCGGTAATCAGGATAAGTCCATTCCAGTTCCCGAAACGCCCCTTTCTTATACTGGAGCGTCAATTCGCCGTAGATCCCCCCGGCTCATGGGGATGCGATGGGCGTTGTTCTTGGTTGTAGCCAGAATAAATTTACTTTGGCTGAGGATACCCGGGTCCAGATTGATGACCCGTCCTTCACTCCGGAGGAAACGGTTTTCAACCGCATTGCTTTTAATCTTTATGTCTGCCAGAGACTCAGGATCAATAAGAGTGAGAAAGGAGCAGAACACCCGGTACAAAGGGGCGCCCATTTCGGCCTTGTAGTACTCTGTATAGCTAAACTCCACCGCTTCGCTGCAGCTGTCCGTCTCCCCCCAGAGGACTTTCAGCTTTATCTTCAAGGCATTCAGCAGTGTCAGGTCGGAGATCAGGATTCCCATAACCAGCTTCTCGGGAGCATACGCTTTTACTTCACCCATATTATCCTCCTTGCAAAAAACCCCTCATTGCTACAATCATGACCTATGGCCTCTGAATAAATGTTGTCACTTTATCCATATTCGTTGATAATGACTAGTATGAGTCAAATAGAATTGTTTACAGCCAAACTGGAAGAAGCTTTGATGGCCAAGGCGTCGTATCTGGTAAAGGAAGAAATACCCCAGCTCCAAGAGCAATGCCGGACTTTCCAGTCTGCCTTTACAGGTATATATAAAGTTTTTTTGGAAAAGAGTCTGATCCAGGAAGATCAGTATGACTATGAGGCGAAGATTTCAGACCTGAAGTCACCTCCTTCTGATTCTTTTGCAGAATCCGATATGTTTGTCCAGATGAACCTCCGCCTTCAAAACTACATGAGTCAGCTGGATTTTATGAATAACTTCTTTTTCATGAGTCCTGAATCCCTCAACCTGAGGGGGATCAAAAACGTTCTGTCCCTCATTGACTACTTTCACTGGAGCGAACTCTCTGTCAATTCTTCCCATCTGATGAGCCGCACTCTTGCTTTATATGTTGAGAAGATAAAACAGACAGGAGACACGATGGCCCTCAACATTTTAGCCAATTCCATTAAAGTTCTCAAAGACATTCAAAAATCCATCAAGATAATCCTTAAAAAGATTTCCCAATATTCACGTCAGAATTACAAACTTCAATGCCGGGTCAATGTTCTGAATAATATGACTCTTGACCCCAGCAGGATAAATTCCGATCTGTCCGGGACCTTGCAGGCCATCAAGTTTGAGTTTCCTCTCAAATGGGAGGGAAATCCATTCTTCAGAGAACTGGTAGAAGAAATTCTTCAGGAAGATTATTCAGCCCAGGGTGAAACCCTTAAGGAGAATGTTCTAAAATCCCTGCAGGTCAAAGAAAAAGTTGTTAAAAAAAAGAAAATTGACAAGTCTGCAGTAATGAAACAGGAATTGCTCC
This is a stretch of genomic DNA from Oceanispirochaeta sp.. It encodes these proteins:
- the ung gene encoding uracil-DNA glycosylase, coding for MEDLHQFLLEEKQNGKILFPPGSQIFYALDRTPFEDVKVVILGQDPYHGPGQAHGLCFSVQPGVNPPPSLVNIYKEMESDLGLRAPGHGCLSSWADQGVLLLNSVLTVEAHRAASHQGRGWEQFTDRVIRELEEKREHLVFILWGAYARKKGSFIRRDRHLVIESPHPSPLSSYRGFFGSKPFSRTNAYLEETEQAPVVWELPASVSIQTASP
- a CDS encoding DUF4416 family protein, which translates into the protein MTLQYKKGAFRELEWTYPDYRSKENRDYLQEVRALYTRQLKSLSSSIHPSI
- a CDS encoding DUF4416 family protein; amino-acid sequence: MGEVKAYAPEKLVMGILISDLTLLNALKIKLKVLWGETDSCSEAVEFSYTEYYKAEMGAPLYRVFCSFLTLIDPESLADIKIKSNAVENRFLRSEGRVINLDPGILSQSKFILATTKNNAHRIPMSRGDLRRIDAPV